CCTCTCTCGCGATTTTTTCGCTCCATCGGTCCCGGTTGCtttctcttcctctttctcttcctcctcctcttcttcttcctcctcttcgtccTCGTCTTCTTCTTGCTGCCACGAGGGCTGCAATTCCGACGTTTCCTCGATCGCCGATCTCGACGGTGTCCGCGAACTGGTGAACCGATTTGGCGGGGTGATCGCGCGTTTCGATGAGAAGTTCGCGCAGAGAACGCTCGCTGTGCAACTGGATCCTAATACCGAGAGCTCTTCCTCTTGATTTCTCGGCGACGCGGAGCGACGCTGCGACAAATACGAACGAACGTGAGATTAGATCGTTAGGTGTTAGAATCGAATCGAgtcttattttttaaatataccttACAACCGTTTCGCACAAAAATGTAATCGTGGTcaaattctttttattcgatttaaatggtttcgtatttatcaatatttaatagtaatattaatattgaatttcttattaaataataagattaatattaaatttcttatgaaatagtaacattaatattaactttgttatcaaataataatattaatattaaatttcttatgaaatagtaacattaatattaactttgttatcaaataataatattaatatcaaatttcttatgaaataataacattaatattaaatttcttatgaaatagtaacattaatatttaatttcttatgagataataatattaatattaactatcttatcaaataataatattaatattaaacttCTACgaaataataacattaatattaaatttctttaataatattaatattgaacTTCTTTAATAGCATTAATATTACatttctttaataatattaatattaaattttttcattaatacTTCTTATTAATATTAAACTTCTCGTTACCaaagtgcaataaaataaatacacagaATATTCGTTACAGAATAATTCTTACCTCGTGATTGATTTTAACAGCGCCCGTTTTAGCAGCTGGGTTCCTTCTTCTGCTTTTGCAGGCTGTCTTACGAACAATGTAGAAGATTCTCGCGTAACAAACGACGATCGCCACGCAAGGTGTTAAGAATGCAACGACGAAAAGGAATTCTTTGGGGCTTCGACCATGCACGTCCGGAAGGATCGAGCAGGAACCAATCGCTGTATCCAGTCCGAAACGACCCCAACTTTCGAACCATGTTACAACCAGTACCCCGAATGCGACGATCCAGATACCCAGAACCATAGGTATCAAATATTTTGGCTTATACAATCTAAAAACGAAACACAGTCTCCTGATATTGCGACTGAAACGTTTATTCGCAAGAATCTGTTACACCGTGAGGTTGTAAATTGTTTTTGGATCGATAAACAGAAACCAGGATTCTTTTATCATCGTTTATCAatcgtgtttgtattttttatttaccgacGATATCGATATAGTATTTACAATTCAAATCGAAACACTTTTGCAAGCTTTGAATTCcatttgtattataaaatacgTTAAAGTTTCTATGGGTTCTAACAAGTCTgcaattgtaataaaattttgtactcCAGatctttcaatatttatagacgaatatttgaacatttacCTAGGGAATTgtgttataatttttaattttcaaaaacctttggaaataaataaaataattacactCAAGAATGTATGTTGTTACAACAAGGAAATGTACATACTAGATTCTTTACTCACGTAAtagataaattacaaaatttccaatttattcGATCAGATCGTTCGATGTCCAATTAGGGATTGCCAAATGTTTTCAAGAGTTACAAAGTACTGTTACGATCATAGTAATTTAGATTCTTTGGACGTTATAGAGATCCTGCAATTGCAATATTGGAATGTTCACTTACGTAGGGTACAACCCGGGGTGACCTATCATGACATAACGATTGATCGTGATCGCCAGTATTGTGAAGAGGCTCACTGCGACCAAACCGTATCTCAGCAAAGGGAACAGTCGACATAAGAGTGCTCCGTGACGCCAGGAACTGTACCAGAAGGTCGATGTAGCAAGGGGTAGATTGAAGCAACAGAACATTAGATCCGAGACCGAAAGATTCATTATGAAGATCGTAGTGGCGTTTCTCAACTgtcaacaaaagaaaaaaaaacagtgtgAGTGAAACTGTAATCTCTTGTAGATATaatataggttgttcaataagttttgtcgttcgataaaacttatcgaacagtactgttcaatgtggtattgttcaatatagttctgttcaatgtagtactgttcgatatagtactgttcgatgtagtattgttcaatgtagtactgttcaatgtagtattgttcaatattgTTCTGTTTAATgtattactgttcaatgtagtattgttcaatgtagtactgttcaatgtagtactgttcaatgtagtaatgttcaatgtagtattgttcaatgcagtaatgttcaatgtagtattgttcaatgtagtactgttcagtgtagtactgttcaatgtagtattgttcaatgtagtattgttcaatgtagtactgttcagtgtagtactgttcagtgtagtattgttcaatgtagtactgttcagtgtagtactgttcaataagttttatcgaacgacaaaatttattgagcaatctagtactatacctTCGTCTATGACTAATACACCTATAAAAACagtaatgaaaaagaaaatttgatactTTTTTAATTTGAACACTTTCAACCGGCAATGGTTTCGCGTGCATACAGACGTGCGAGGTTGGTTGCCTGATATTAGGTTCACGAATAGTACTTTCATGTACAATTATGAGAATCGAATGTAACGCATAATCGAATTATTTTcacgtgaaaataattttccgacGTTAAAAACTAATTTCAATCTAGACACTATTATCTACATGTAAAATTACATTCTTGCGCGTCATTAACCGTTTGAAATACAACTGCAATCGAGAAGACTGTGAAAATGGAGTTTCGTAAATTTTATAAGCTACGTAAAACCATGTGttaaattttccacgtttctctaCGTTTGATAAATCGTACAAATTTGTTCGAGACTGCAAGACGAAAACCAAGGTATCTTTTGATGTAACTCCAATACCTTTGGTATTTTGAAATGGTAAACAAAACTTGGCATTGGGCAATAAAAGATTGAAGTATTATGTttcttctcggtttacttctagTTCATCGATCAAGTATCGAAATTGGCACAGACACACCTAGTGACATTGATCAAAACATACTATTGCGTGCATTACGTATGCGAACGTACGTATATAAGCATCTACGTACTAGGGCTAGGAGTAGTCAaacaatattcaaatatattatataaaatattaaatatcgatattcgaattgttctcgaatattcgaaaattcgaatatcattaatcGAATACTATCCTTCGAATATCATTACTTcaatattattcgaacattCAGATACACGATCGGtgtggaaaatattcgaaatggtATTCAAACTATATTCAACCAATATTCGAATCacctaagtattcgaatagtattcgaattatattcacccaggtattcaaatactattcgaattatattcacccaagtattcgaatactattcgaattatattcatccAAGCAtaacgaatagtattcgaactgTATTcacccaagtattcgaatactattcgaattatattcatccAAGCAtaacgaatagtattcgaactgTATTcacccaagtattcgaatactattcgaattatattcatccaagtattcgaatactattcgaattatattcatctaagtattcgaatactattcgaactgTATTCACCCAAGTgttcgaatagtactcgaattatattcgaatcgcTCGACTGTTCgcatattcgaatacagaaaaattcgacCAATAATTCCGGTTCTGTGTACACGTCGTTCCCAAACTTAACTTCGCAACGATGAAAACGTAAATCGAAAAGCTCGTTTCATAACAAACGGTGTCGTCGACCTTCCGATCATTGGCTCGTTTCGTTATTACGTTGCCGCTATTTATAGAAATGTATGGTCATTACCACTAGAAACAAtgaacgaaagagaaagaacCTGTACGAAGTGTACGAGTTAACGAACAGAAGAATTCTCGAAGAAATATCTAGACCGCGATTCAATCTACCAAAATGATACTAATTTTCAATCGTATGCTTGTAAAAAACTAACGACAATTTGTACAGAACCAACAGACGAAATTGGAATCGTAATGCACGGCAAGATATTATTGAACACGAACGAGGAAGTGTTACAGCATGAAGATGTATGGTCCAATAACATTTACGTATCGGACTATTAACTCGGTTAGATCGTCGTGCTAATAATGCCAAGGTGACGAGAAATTTACGAACACGCGTGTGCGGATGTACCTTGAAATTTTGGATACAGGAAGaacgtattattttcaacaAGATCGAGGTTCGAACCTACCGCACAAAGAGGATCATAAGAAGGATAATGAATTCCATAGGACCCGTAGTATactttgtaataatttcttcgatcgtatcgagCATTTCTGATGGAAATTCGATAGTCATGGAAACACCATATCGCGAGAGAAAGAACGTTTGAAAAAGATTTCGAACAAAGCGTGGAACAATACACGCGTGAGTCACTTAACCCATTAGTAGTCAGTGTTTGTAATCAGTgaagaaatcgaagaaacgttcgatggTGGTTTCACGATAAGAAAACATTATTTATGACAGAATTTGTTTACGGTCAATTTACCGAGATTTGACTACAACTTTCTTTTCGGTATGAACCGAAACTTTCACCGAAGTTAATTAGTTAAGGAACTCTACTTTCGTAAGTTTGTTCGTCGAAACTTGGTGTAATTAGCTCttaatatttaacgaatacCATTCGTTTGGATATTATAATTGGTTTCGACGATGATGTTCGTCCTGTAGGAAtacttttaacgaaattatattCTTCGATCGAAGGCAGTGATCTCTTGTCGTTGTTTTTGTTTCTCGCGATTGCGAACAATGTTCAGAACTCGAATTATAGATTTTCCAGGTGGAATACAATCGACAGAAGAGTTTTATGACCATTTCAAGGCTTGCCATCGACTTAAAATAAATCGTGCATGCATCGCGCGTTGTAAAATCGTCTCCTACATAAATCCAGAGAACTCGAAGAAAGGAAAACGTTTATATGCGAGGCGAGGAGTTATCGTGGCGTCGGGACGTCTTATCTGACGATCGAAGCTGCTCGGTAAATAGACTATTTTAACAGATAAACAACCATGCATTTTATAAATCGTGCGCAAAACCGCGTAAAATGTTCGTGACTCGACGAGCTTGAATATCATCGGAACGGTAGAATTTCGTAAAATGTCACGAACCCGACCAACTATAAATTTCCACAAGGTTCTTCATTTTGTACAATCTCacgaatttcgaaacattttcgaaatcTGTAAATTATCACGATTTTGTGAACTTTTTTTACAGACATAATTCGTGAAAAGGTTCGAGCACGATATttaatagaaacaaaatttctaaaacGTTGTTATCTTGTGTttcaattaacaaaaataaaattattgccgAAGAAGATGAAAAACAAACCGGTCGAAATGTTCAATGTTAAAACAACAAAGTGTCATTGAATTATTATCTTTGTCAAAGTACTTGGTAATTAGCCACTCTATTTTTAcactttgcaaatattttaatcaaaattttttaacgaaatattattaaattattatcacACTATCGGAGTGTTTGATAATTGTGtgtttgataatatttttacatttggtAATTTCTTCTACAATTGTTTTTGTCTTCAAAGTAAATATTTGATAACTTACAATATCgagatttctttaaatttcaccGACTTTCGCGCGTATACTTTTTATAACCGTAAAGAATTTTTACtcggataaaaatttcgttacaattttcaatttcgagatCGACATTGGCGTTTAATTAAAATCAACCCTCAtacattttgtaatttcttttacaatatttttctcttcAAAGTAAACATTTGATAACTTACAACAAATATCgagatttctttaaatttcaccCATTTTCAAGCGTATACTTTTTATAACCGTAACGAATTTTTACtcggataaaaatttcgttacaattttcaatttcgagatCGACATTGGCGTTTAATTAAAATCAACCCTCAtacattttgtaatttcttttacaatttttttctcttcaaaGTAAACATTTGATAACTGACAACGAATATCgagatttctttaaatttcaccAATTTTCTCGCCTGTGCTTTTTATAACCGTAACGAATTTTTACCCGTATCAGAATTTCGTTACAgttttcaatatctcgcgatcgacgttcgcgtaatttaattaaaattgaatta
The sequence above is drawn from the Ptiloglossa arizonensis isolate GNS036 chromosome 1, iyPtiAriz1_principal, whole genome shotgun sequence genome and encodes:
- the LOC143145003 gene encoding G-protein coupled receptor moody isoform X2, translating into MNLSVSDLMFCCFNLPLATSTFWYSSWRHGALLCRLFPLLRYGLVAVSLFTILAITINRYVMIGHPGLYPTLYKPKYLIPMVLGIWIVAFGVLVVTWFESWGRFGLDTAIGSCSILPDVHGRSPKEFLFVVAFLTPCVAIVVCYARIFYIVRKTACKSRRRNPAAKTGAVKINHERRSASPRNQEEELSVLGSSCTASVLCANFSSKRAITPPNRFTSSRTPSRSAIEETSELQPSWQQEEDEDEEEEEEEEEEEKEEEKATGTDGAKKSRERSKQRSSNRDIKLSRVEIVEVYEKVNSGLGIKIDDIPYVDERDDLDATNDIYPNNDRATIKESPARSSTNSRNKLERMTSRASFIIESALCVQRSSSKASESDRFESLSSNSQERSTTRQLTTLDRRESRLKSVRRSRNASGPPRMSKKDKKLLKMILVIFSSFLICYLPITVTKTFRNAIDWRGLNIAGYILIYLTTCINPVVYVVMSSEYRSAYKNVLLCRNSSTGDRIRRP